The Deinococcus sp. Leaf326 genomic sequence AGAATGCGGGCACGCTCCCAGAGAGGCTGTGACTTCGACACTCCCAGACTCTCGCGTCTGGGAGCGCTTTTTTCGTCTTATGCAGGTGCAACTCCTGAGGTAGAGCCATACCCAGGAGATGCACATGGTCTGGTCAAGCCCACAGGGCTTGACCAGGCTTCCCCGGACCATCAGGTCACGGACCTGCCGTCCATCCTCCAGTTTCCGAGAGCAGCGCACTCCGATCACGATGTCCAAGCCATGGGCGAGGACACCCCGAATGAACTCGGCACTCTCGAAGCCCCCGTCTGCATGCAGACGGGGCCGATGGTTGCCCTTCAGTCACGTGGCCGGGACGGTCCGGAGCAACTTCAGGGCGAGTTGGGCGGGGGACGCCTTGCCCTTCTCTCGCCAGATTTGAAAAGCCCAAGGGAGCCGCAGCTCCCCGCAGCACAGGTACAGCACGACCAAGTGGACCCCCGGACCTGACTACCCTTCAAAACGTGGCATGAGGCTTGCCAGACTGCGCCAAGACGAAGGCGACGGGTGCAGCAACAGATCCTGAAGATGATCCAGGCCAAGTCGGAAGACGGACACCGCACGGTGTCCGTGTGTTTTGACCTGCATGCTTACCTTTGTGGCCAGGAGATCCCCGGTCACGCAGGCCCAGATGAACGCCACGCTGACCACCGTCAGGAGAGTCGAGAGGCGCTCCGCGCGGGTCAGGCCTGTGTCCTCCAGATTGAAGCCCCTGGTTTTCAGAGCCGAGTGCAGGTTTTCAGCCTGCCAGCGCTGGGCATAGCGTCGCAAGTTCGGTCCGGCGTGTCCTCGGTAAGCCAGGTACAGTGTTTCCCCAGCGGCATTCTTCGTCGCAGCCACCCGAAGGGATACGCCATAGATCAGGGTCTGGCGAGGCCAGACCCTGATCTCGCCTACCTGGAGCTTCTTGAAGACGGCCCAGACCGGGAGGCGATGCTTGCCGATGGTGGCACGAGCGGGCAATCGAATACAGGGCGCAATGCCGTGCTGATCGAGGAAACGAAACCAGTGCTTGCCGATAAACTCTCGGTCGGCGAGAAGGCACTGGATCTCATGGTCTGGGCACAGCGTCAGGAAGCGTGTCACCAGTGATTCCCGGACCCGGGAATCACTGGCCCCACCGTGTGGCAGCAGGGTCCACATCAGAGGGAGACTGAAGCCGTTCCAGACGGCGGAGAGCAGCAGGATATTGATGTCCTGCTGCCCAAATTTCCAGTTGGTGCGGTCCAGGATCAGGTCCAGCGGACCGTCAGGGAGAAACGAGAGGGCAAACCGGGGGAACAGGCCGTCTGGGATTGGAAACTGCACGAAACGGAGTAACCGCTGATACCGGGCGGAGATCGTACCAGGCAACTGAACATGCGTCTTCAGGCTATAGAGGACGACGGTCCGGGCCTGGATGACCGCCAGGATGAGGGCGCTCAGGACCACCAACCGCCGGGCGTCAATGGGGAAGGCAGACCGCAGCGCGGTCTGCAAGGTATCGTGTGGGTGCCGGCTCTTGGGTGGTTTCATCGCAGAAACACCGTACAGGGGCCGGCTATCCATTTCCCCTCAGCCATTTTGATGGGTAGTCAGCCCCCGGACACCGTGATAGGTGTGGACCCAATCGGCCAGTTCGCTGAACTGGCCGGTCTTTTCCAAGCTCGTCAGGTCAACCAGCAGTTCCAGCCGGGGAGGCGGATGGGGTGACGCTCGCCACCAGTCCTGCGCGGTTTTGAGGGCGTGCTGACGCAACACCCGGCAGAGCTGCCGGGTGTCCCAGCCTGCGTGGTTGAGAAAGCGGCTGAGGGCCGAGGGGGACTTGACCGTGGCCCGTTCCGGCAGCGGTCGGCCGGAACCATCCAACAGCAGGTCGAGGAAGACCTCGAAGGACTCCCGAGGGGGACTTGACCGTGGCCCGTTCCGGCAGCGGTCGGCCGGAACCATCCAACAGCAGGTCGAGGAAGACCTCGAAGGACTCCCGATGCTGCTTGCGGGAAAAGCAGGGCAGGATGTCAGCATAGAGCCGTCTGGAGCGCGGTTCTTTTGGGTTCACACCCCACTATGGGGCCAAAAGTGCGTTCCAGACGGCTTTTCCCAAAACTGCAAGATGTCAGGCAAGGAAGAGAAGCTCACTCAGCGGCGCAAGGTCGCAGTTCCCACCCGGAGGAGCGGAATATCCTTGCTGGGTCGAATACTCAATTCAAGCTCAACAGATCTGAATATGGAATACTTTCTAAATATTGTTTCTGCTGCAGCGGCAATCAAGACTTCCCAATAGGCAGATTTGTTTGGATAGTTCTGTAATGTATTTAGAAGATCGGCCTGTATGATCTTCACATCAGGCATCTGAGTGGGCTGTAAGCCCGGCACATACAGGTAACGCAATTTGAGGTCGACAACGTTCGGTCTTGTCCCGCCCCCCTCTGCTTGTTGCATAAGCGAGATGCCGGTCAAGTTGAAACCATAGCTGAGGCTTGCCGTCAAATTGCTACTTGTTACGACATCGAGTCCGCCCGCACTAGCTGTTGGGCCGATAATTAGTGCGATTAAGGTGAAGAGGGTGATGGGTGTAACATTTTGCATTATTCTTTGATCTATAGAAAAAGCAAGTGATCTCATAATTTACTCCAAGGAAGATCTACAAGATAACATATTTTGGAAAGGTCAATCAAATCAGATTTTATAATGGAAAAATCTATTGATAATATAGTCTGATTGAATTGTTATAATATTATGAAAGTATTTATTCGAAAGTTATATAGATATACTATTCATTTAAAAAATAAACTGTCTAGCCAGTCAAAGACGCGTTGATTCCGTATGGCGAGCGCTTGCACTTCACAGTGCAGATCTGAGCCATCCTGAGCTGAGAAGCCTACCAGCTGCTTCGGACCTTTAACCTGATCGTAAAGCTGCTTGGACTGGCCAGGGAAGAACTGTTCAGCCGCAGGATCGGTGATGAGCAGCGGACAACGTATTTTTTCCGCGATGCCATTCAGGGAGTAAGATTGCATCTGCTTGAAAAAGTCGTAATACGACGTCACACCGTACGGGCGCATCCGGAAGGCCAGGAGCGCCGCGGTCTTTGGGCTCTCGGCCACGCCTTGGGTCATGTATCGATCAAACAGGTCTTTTTGACCCGCATTGAGGAGTTGAGTCAACTCGGCCGGAATGGTCGCCTCTGCGTTGTTAGACACATCTGTAACACCAGGATCAGCAATACCTGCAGCGATCCGCGATTCGAAGGCCAGAGCTCTGGGTACCCAGTAGCCGCCCTGGCTGATGCCTTGGAGGGCGATCCGGCGGGGATCAACGTCCGGCCGGGTCAAGAGATAGTCCACGACAGGCGTGACGACTGTTTCCCAATTTGGGCGGAAATAGAGTCCCTGTCGCCACAGAGCTGCGCCTTGGCCAGGACCATCGAAAATCAGGATGTTGTAGCCACGCTCAATCGCTGACGCACCACCATTGGTCCACATATCGAGGACAGAACCGTCACTGCCGTTGTTGAGAATCAGGGTAGGGCGACGCTGTGAGGTCGAGTTGGGACGGAGGAAATAGCCAGGCAGTGAGGTCCCTTCAAAGGGAATGCGGACTTGCTCTACTACCGGGTTGAACAGGGAAGCCGCTGTGTCGAAGCAAGCGCGATGGCGTTCCCATAAAGGACGGAAGTTCTGAGGCTGCTGTGCAGCGTCCACATAATAGGTGGAGGCGAAGAAATAGGTAGCGGCGCGCAGGAGCGTATCCCGTGCACTGATGCGGTGGCCGGCGGCCAGACTGGCGCGACCGACCTGTTCGAGACGAGTGGCCAGGGTAGCGTAAGCGTTCACGGCAGCCTGGGGATCGTTTTGTTCGAGGACTTGCCGAATGAGGAGACACTCACCGATATCCGCACAGCGGTACTGGGTCATACCGAGGACAG encodes the following:
- a CDS encoding IS4 family transposase, with the protein product MKPPKSRHPHDTLQTALRSAFPIDARRLVVLSALILAVIQARTVVLYSLKTHVQLPGTISARYQRLLRFVQFPIPDGLFPRFALSFLPDGPLDLILDRTNWKFGQQDINILLLSAVWNGFSLPLMWTLLPHGGASDSRVRESLVTRFLTLCPDHEIQCLLADREFIGKHWFRFLDQHGIAPCIRLPARATIGKHRLPVWAVFKKLQVGEIRVWPRQTLIYGVSLRVAATKNAAGETLYLAYRGHAGPNLRRYAQRWQAENLHSALKTRGFNLEDTGLTRAERLSTLLTVVSVAFIWACVTGDLLATKVSMQVKTHGHRAVSVFRLGLDHLQDLLLHPSPSSWRSLASLMPRFEG
- a CDS encoding S9 family peptidase; its protein translation is MLRDSLNRRHFIKRGGGLLALLSINLASAQIKPGTSSSTFKTPPLVAGLTNDSAYKWLAVLGMTQYRCADIGECLLIRQVLEQNDPQAAVNAYATLATRLEQVGRASLAAGHRISARDTLLRAATYFFASTYYVDAAQQPQNFRPLWERHRACFDTAASLFNPVVEQVRIPFEGTSLPGYFLRPNSTSQRRPTLILNNGSDGSVLDMWTNGGASAIERGYNILIFDGPGQGAALWRQGLYFRPNWETVVTPVVDYLLTRPDVDPRRIALQGISQGGYWVPRALAFESRIAAGIADPGVTDVSNNAEATIPAELTQLLNAGQKDLFDRYMTQGVAESPKTAALLAFRMRPYGVTSYYDFFKQMQSYSLNGIAEKIRCPLLITDPAAEQFFPGQSKQLYDQVKGPKQLVGFSAQDGSDLHCEVQALAIRNQRVFDWLDSLFFK